The following proteins come from a genomic window of Rutidosis leptorrhynchoides isolate AG116_Rl617_1_P2 chromosome 10, CSIRO_AGI_Rlap_v1, whole genome shotgun sequence:
- the LOC139872909 gene encoding L-Ala-D/L-amino acid epimerase-like isoform X2: MGSVNFSPFPPNNLHQFQSSGRVMMMANSVTTSDTTTAAACVKSSLSFKNLMETFTVDIHRAEGRQLNVPLIAPFTIATSRLNGVENVAIRVELSNGCCGWGESPVLPFVTAEDQNTALTKANEACEFLKKSQAMSLGHLLNDIGQLLPGHQFASVRAGVEMAVIDAVATSISTPLWRFFGGVSNTITTDITIPIVSPAEASELASKYYKQGFKTLKLKVGKDLNADIEVLQAIRNAHPHCVFILDANEGYTSSEAIQVLEKLHEMEVTPILFEQPVHRDDWEGLGHVTRVAKSKFGVSVAADESCRSLDDVKEIAKRKLADVINIKVAKVGVLGALEIIDFAKAAGLDLMIGGMVETRLAMGFAGHLAAGLGGFKFIDLDTPLLLAEDPVFGGYEVTGPTYKFTNARGHGGFLHWDNIA; encoded by the exons ATGGGTTCAGTTAATTTTTCACCATTTCCCCCAAACAACCTTCACCAATTTCAATCCAGCGGACGTGTAATGATGATGGCTAACTCTGTTACCACTAGTGATACTACAACAGCAGCTGCATGTGTTAAATCAAGTTTGAGTTTTAAGAATTTAATGGAAACTTTCACTGTGGACATTCATCGAGCAGAAGGTAGGCAATTAAACGTACCATTAATTGCTCCTTTTACAATTGCGACTTCAAGACTCAATGGAGTTGAAAATGTTGCGATTCGTGTAGAGTTGAGTAACGGTTGTTGTGGGTGGGGTGAATCGCCGGTGCTGCCGTTTGTGACGGCGGAAGATCAGAACACGGCGTTGACTAAAGCTAATGAAGCTTGTGAATTTTTGAAAAAAAGTCAAGCTATGAGTTTAGGTCATCTTTTGAATGATATTGGTCAACTTCTTCCTGGTCATCAATTTGCTTCT GTTAGAGCTGGGGTAGAAATGGCTGTAATCGATGCAGTTGCAACGAGTATTAGTACACCGTTATGGAGGTTTTTTGGTGGTGTTTCGAATACAATTACGACAGATATTACA ATACCTATTGTTTCCCCAGCCGAAGCTAGTGAATTGGCTTCAAAGTATTATAAACAAGGGTTTAAAACTTTGAAGCTTAAGGTCGGAAAGGATTTAAATGCAGATATCGAAGTGCTTCAAGCTATACGCAATGCGCATCCCCATTGTGTTTTCATTTTAGACGCTAATGAAGGCTACACTTCATCGGAAGCTATTCAAGTTCTTGAAAAGTTACATG AAATGGAGGTGACCCCTATCCTTTTCGAGCAGCCGGTTCACAGAGACGATTGGGAAGGTTTAGGTCACGTTACTCGAGTTGCAAAGTCTAAATTTGGTGTATCAGTTGCTGCAGATGAAAGTTGTAGAAGTTTAGATGATGTTAAAGAAATAGCAAAACGAAAACTTGCAGACGTTATTAATATCAAAGTCGCCAAAGTGGGTGTTTTAGGCGCTCTTGAAATTATTGATTTTGCAAAAGCTGCAGGACTAGATTTGATGATTGGTGGGATGGTTGAAACTAGGCTTGCAATGGGTTTTGCGGGCCATCTTGCTGCTGGTCTAGGCGGCTTTAA ATTTATCGACTTAGATACACCACTTCTGCTTGCGGAAGATCCAGTTTTTGGAGGTTATGAAG TTACGGGTCCAACTTACAAGTTCACAAATGCTAGAGGCCATGGCGGTTTTCTTCACTGGGACAATATTGCTTG A
- the LOC139872909 gene encoding L-Ala-D/L-amino acid epimerase-like isoform X1, whose translation MGSVNFSPFPPNNLHQFQSSGRVMMMANSVTTSDTTTAAACVKSSLSFKNLMETFTVDIHRAEGRQLNVPLIAPFTIATSRLNGVENVAIRVELSNGCCGWGESPVLPFVTAEDQNTALTKANEACEFLKKSQAMSLGHLLNDIGQLLPGHQFASVRAGVEMAVIDAVATSISTPLWRFFGGVSNTITTDITIPIVSPAEASELASKYYKQGFKTLKLKVGKDLNADIEVLQAIRNAHPHCVFILDANEGYTSSEAIQVLEKLHEMEVTPILFEQPVHRDDWEGLGHVTRVAKSKFGVSVAADESCRSLDDVKEIAKRKLADVINIKVAKVGVLGALEIIDFAKAAGLDLMIGGMVETRLAMGFAGHLAAGLGGFKFIDLDTPLLLAEDPVFGGYEVTGPTYKFTNARGHGGFLHWDNIAWSVLSSHFCL comes from the exons ATGGGTTCAGTTAATTTTTCACCATTTCCCCCAAACAACCTTCACCAATTTCAATCCAGCGGACGTGTAATGATGATGGCTAACTCTGTTACCACTAGTGATACTACAACAGCAGCTGCATGTGTTAAATCAAGTTTGAGTTTTAAGAATTTAATGGAAACTTTCACTGTGGACATTCATCGAGCAGAAGGTAGGCAATTAAACGTACCATTAATTGCTCCTTTTACAATTGCGACTTCAAGACTCAATGGAGTTGAAAATGTTGCGATTCGTGTAGAGTTGAGTAACGGTTGTTGTGGGTGGGGTGAATCGCCGGTGCTGCCGTTTGTGACGGCGGAAGATCAGAACACGGCGTTGACTAAAGCTAATGAAGCTTGTGAATTTTTGAAAAAAAGTCAAGCTATGAGTTTAGGTCATCTTTTGAATGATATTGGTCAACTTCTTCCTGGTCATCAATTTGCTTCT GTTAGAGCTGGGGTAGAAATGGCTGTAATCGATGCAGTTGCAACGAGTATTAGTACACCGTTATGGAGGTTTTTTGGTGGTGTTTCGAATACAATTACGACAGATATTACA ATACCTATTGTTTCCCCAGCCGAAGCTAGTGAATTGGCTTCAAAGTATTATAAACAAGGGTTTAAAACTTTGAAGCTTAAGGTCGGAAAGGATTTAAATGCAGATATCGAAGTGCTTCAAGCTATACGCAATGCGCATCCCCATTGTGTTTTCATTTTAGACGCTAATGAAGGCTACACTTCATCGGAAGCTATTCAAGTTCTTGAAAAGTTACATG AAATGGAGGTGACCCCTATCCTTTTCGAGCAGCCGGTTCACAGAGACGATTGGGAAGGTTTAGGTCACGTTACTCGAGTTGCAAAGTCTAAATTTGGTGTATCAGTTGCTGCAGATGAAAGTTGTAGAAGTTTAGATGATGTTAAAGAAATAGCAAAACGAAAACTTGCAGACGTTATTAATATCAAAGTCGCCAAAGTGGGTGTTTTAGGCGCTCTTGAAATTATTGATTTTGCAAAAGCTGCAGGACTAGATTTGATGATTGGTGGGATGGTTGAAACTAGGCTTGCAATGGGTTTTGCGGGCCATCTTGCTGCTGGTCTAGGCGGCTTTAA ATTTATCGACTTAGATACACCACTTCTGCTTGCGGAAGATCCAGTTTTTGGAGGTTATGAAG TTACGGGTCCAACTTACAAGTTCACAAATGCTAGAGGCCATGGCGGTTTTCTTCACTGGGACAATATTGCTTGGTCAGTTCTATCTTCTCATTTTTGTTTGTAA